In a single window of the Bacillota bacterium genome:
- a CDS encoding DUF1080 domain-containing protein, whose amino-acid sequence MEIDLTHALDPGETVGGRVTSYGGREAMWLEAGLARVRDRTFGDMEVSVDLAFTTRTSFGGLAFRGSDAENFELCYVTPLGSQEAVQYDPVFNGSNTWQVYCGADHLTAAHVPRDRWVTLTVRAVGNSATAFVDGVEVMRVHELKHRRAEGFIGIWCYRPCYFSLLTARLVNSGPFGTEPIRHWEISDKFSDDEDMSREIEPGCWQPVAAEEDGSVCLNRYRRKEPGCESVYARAFVESPDERRTELVLGFSDACIVRVNGRDVFRGSNFWGENNTGRLSWKPARLTVPLRRGPNEVLVKVMERDFFGWGLRLSIPDPDRALRVRQP is encoded by the coding sequence ATGGAGATAGATCTGACGCACGCATTGGACCCGGGGGAAACGGTTGGGGGGCGTGTCACCAGCTATGGAGGACGCGAGGCCATGTGGCTCGAGGCCGGGCTGGCGCGAGTCCGTGACCGCACTTTCGGCGACATGGAAGTGTCTGTGGATCTCGCCTTTACCACCCGGACCAGTTTCGGGGGCCTGGCTTTCAGGGGATCCGATGCCGAAAACTTCGAATTGTGCTACGTGACGCCTCTTGGCAGCCAGGAGGCGGTGCAGTACGACCCTGTGTTCAACGGCTCCAACACCTGGCAGGTATACTGCGGAGCCGACCACCTGACGGCGGCACATGTCCCCCGGGACCGTTGGGTGACCCTGACCGTTCGCGCCGTCGGCAACAGCGCCACCGCGTTCGTCGACGGCGTCGAGGTAATGCGGGTCCACGAACTCAAACACCGGCGCGCAGAGGGTTTCATAGGCATCTGGTGTTACAGGCCATGCTACTTCAGCCTACTGACCGCCAGGCTCGTGAATTCCGGCCCATTCGGCACCGAGCCGATCCGCCATTGGGAGATTTCAGACAAGTTCTCTGACGATGAGGATATGTCCAGGGAGATTGAGCCCGGGTGCTGGCAACCGGTGGCCGCAGAGGAGGACGGGTCCGTCTGTCTGAACCGGTACCGCCGAAAGGAACCCGGATGTGAGTCCGTTTACGCTCGCGCGTTCGTTGAATCCCCAGACGAGCGCCGCACAGAACTCGTACTGGGGTTCAGCGACGCCTGCATAGTGAGGGTAAACGGCCGGGACGTCTTCAGGGGCAGCAACTTTTGGGGGGAGAACAACACCGGCAGGCTCAGCTGGAAACCTGCCCGGCTCACCGTGCCGCTGCGGCGCGGCCCCAATGAGGTTCTGG